The proteins below come from a single Anguilla rostrata isolate EN2019 chromosome 3, ASM1855537v3, whole genome shotgun sequence genomic window:
- the LOC135251515 gene encoding serum amyloid P-component-like isoform X1: MASLLFISVLCAMFLEQYASENPPNAPMNHSAAADLKGQMFSVNRGGWVNLYSGVVASLPSFTVCLRHMSEQQEGQTFFSLSLGSISVASLSLNGSGGNLMLTVGGYFETFQRFFPVSPVNIPWTGLCSTWMSSSGMAQLWWKGMASVRKGIWRNQVFTGQPVLTIYGLVGQVTDVHVWNYVLSPATIASYSKGSAVAEGTVLSWRKAQYNSGGYVILEPMQFSAGLPCCALPVSPGKGAELGKANQRVVKKIQHENSKRRKVVMGKGTEGPTVL, from the exons ATGGCTTCGCTGCTTTTCATCTCGGTGTTATGTGCAATGTTTCTGGAGCAGTATGCGTCCGAAAATCCTCCCAACGCGCCGATGAACCACAGTGCTGCGGCCG atCTGAAGGGCCAGATGTTCAGTGTGAACAGGGGGGGCTGGGTTAACCTGTACTCGGGTGTTGTTGCCTCTCTGCCTTCCTTCACGGTGTGCCTGCGCCACATGTCTGAGCAGCAGGAAGGCCAGACCTTCTTCAGTCTCAGTTTGGGCAGCATCAGCGTGGCCTCCTTGTCACTCAACGGCAGTGGTGGAAATCTAATGTTGACTGTTGGGGGGTACTTTGAAACCTTCCAGAGATTCTTCCCTGTCAGCCCTGTGAATATTCCCTGGACCGGGCTGTGTTCCACATGGATGTCCAGCAGCGGGATGGCCCAGCTTTGGTGGAAGGGGATGGCCAGTGTCAGGAAAGGGATTTGGAGAAATCAG GTTTTCACAGGGCAGCCTGTCCTGACAATATACGGATTAGTTGGCCAGGTGACAGATGTGCATGTATGGAACTACGTACTTTCCCCCGCTACCATTGCCAGCTATTCTAAGGGGTCTGCCGTGGCAGAGGGCACGGTGCTGAGCTGGCGAAAGGCGCAGTATAACTCTGGTGGGTATGTGATCCTGGAGCCGATGCAATTCTCTGCAGGACTGCCCTGCTGTGCATTGCCAGTAAGCCCTGGGAAAGGTGCCGAGCTAGGGAAAGCCAACCAACGAGtggtaaagaaaatacagcatgAGAACAGCAAGAGGAGGAAAGTGGTGATGGGGAAGGGCACAGAGGGGCCAACGGTACTGTGA
- the LOC135251515 gene encoding serum amyloid P-component-like isoform X2 codes for MDLKGQMFSVNRGGWVNLYSGVVASLPSFTVCLRHMSEQQEGQTFFSLSLGSISVASLSLNGSGGNLMLTVGGYFETFQRFFPVSPVNIPWTGLCSTWMSSSGMAQLWWKGMASVRKGIWRNQVFTGQPVLTIYGLVGQVTDVHVWNYVLSPATIASYSKGSAVAEGTVLSWRKAQYNSGGYVILEPMQFSAGLPCCALPVSPGKGAELGKANQRVVKKIQHENSKRRKVVMGKGTEGPTVL; via the exons atgg atCTGAAGGGCCAGATGTTCAGTGTGAACAGGGGGGGCTGGGTTAACCTGTACTCGGGTGTTGTTGCCTCTCTGCCTTCCTTCACGGTGTGCCTGCGCCACATGTCTGAGCAGCAGGAAGGCCAGACCTTCTTCAGTCTCAGTTTGGGCAGCATCAGCGTGGCCTCCTTGTCACTCAACGGCAGTGGTGGAAATCTAATGTTGACTGTTGGGGGGTACTTTGAAACCTTCCAGAGATTCTTCCCTGTCAGCCCTGTGAATATTCCCTGGACCGGGCTGTGTTCCACATGGATGTCCAGCAGCGGGATGGCCCAGCTTTGGTGGAAGGGGATGGCCAGTGTCAGGAAAGGGATTTGGAGAAATCAG GTTTTCACAGGGCAGCCTGTCCTGACAATATACGGATTAGTTGGCCAGGTGACAGATGTGCATGTATGGAACTACGTACTTTCCCCCGCTACCATTGCCAGCTATTCTAAGGGGTCTGCCGTGGCAGAGGGCACGGTGCTGAGCTGGCGAAAGGCGCAGTATAACTCTGGTGGGTATGTGATCCTGGAGCCGATGCAATTCTCTGCAGGACTGCCCTGCTGTGCATTGCCAGTAAGCCCTGGGAAAGGTGCCGAGCTAGGGAAAGCCAACCAACGAGtggtaaagaaaatacagcatgAGAACAGCAAGAGGAGGAAAGTGGTGATGGGGAAGGGCACAGAGGGGCCAACGGTACTGTGA
- the mepceb gene encoding 7SK snRNA methylphosphate capping enzyme, producing MSFQCTVDYEFREHAYRKINKTSLLSKSRKWHSRLTVSSRISLRSTEWKMIEMSVDKETVLAGDGRVDPMTHQQPQQLTECTGSCTNAPKSLVATSGSLEDGTACTVAAFSGSVVLTEQLTNESNSSGGCSRTESMGLGPRNHFRPKNGLQQPQQQQKMNKRRYSMNVGFKHPGFSKRRRRANSESDPVLPTNFLLGGNIFDPLNLNSLLDDEVNRALNAETPKSSPLPAKSRDPVEILIPKDITDPLNLNSAGGNSDILVSPLKSGGRKRHRNRHHGGGGGGMATAQLDLSLSERGKPAEGCVAAAGGASLQSLPASRGAAASVVPEAPKEGAVIHLTPVPESPRPYELNTSINCRDEVVQPILPRSQSHAVTSSTVQSQAQGSANSVPVSSSATHQLPSSRHRKRRRTSSKSDSSITPTQPAKKGSVEKGRGPGSGKRPQTFHTPVGGGRAGSLPASGKSGHQQPRNRRKQQKFQYGNYNKYYGYRNLGLSEDSRLRVLKPEWFRGKAVLDLGCNTGHVTLTIATNWRPARILGLDIDGGLIHAARQNIRHYLSELQAQEARRTAVGWQAEEGTGVKTQEGGLKERKKHRIQEQKAKVTEKGGNKMEDKQEAGQKQEEVTPMDTSGPTEKRGTGKAGKAGKVGLTERVVASREPLGGPVSIGRPFPISLRICRGPIAAPPLLRTIPGDFPANVSFVKGNYVLESDALLHTQQPEYDVILCLSMTKWVHLNWGDGGVQRLFKRAFRHLQPGGIFILEPQPWASYGKRKRLTETTYKNYYNIRFKPDRFTSYLTSEVGFSSYELLGTPKSSSRGFQRPIYLFHKGPSCSRK from the exons ATGTCTTTTCAGTGTACTGTAGATTATGAATTCAGGGAGCACGCCTAccgcaaaataaataagactAGTCTTTTAAGCAAATCAAGAAAATGGCATTCCAGA TTAACCGTCAGCTCCAGAATCAGTCTCCGCAGTACTGAGTGGAAGATGATCGAGATGTCAGTGGACAAAGAGACTGTTTTAGCTGGTGATGGAAGAGTGGACCCCATGACGCATCAGCAACCCCAACAGCTCACAGAATGTACTGGAAGCTGCACTAATGCCCCCAAATCTTTGGTGGCCACATCTGGTAGCTTGGAAGATGGCACCGCTTGCACCGTAGCTGCTTTTTCGGGTAGTGTGGTTCTGACAGAGCAGCTGACTAATGAATCAAATTCTTCTGGGGGCTGCAGCCGCACTGAAAGCATGGGCCTAGGGCCTCGGAACCATTTTCGCCCAAAAAACGGGCTGCAAcaaccacagcagcagcagaagatgAACAAGCGCCGTTACAGCATGAATGTGGGTTTCAAGCACCCGGGCTTCAGCAAGAGGAGGCGGCGGGCTAACTCGGAGAGCGACCCGGTCTTGCCCACCAACTTCCTGCTGGGTGGAAACATCTTTGACCCACTGAATCTCAACAGCTTGCTGGACGACGAGGTGAACCGGGCCCTGAATGCAGAGACGCCAAAGTCTTCGCCATTGCCTGCTAAGAGTCGTGATCCCGTGGAAATACTAATTCCCAAAGACATCACAGACCCTTTAAACCTTAACAGTGCTGGGGGGAACAGTGATATCCTTGTGTCACCTTTGAAGAGCGGGGGCAGGAAGAGACATCGTAACCGGCAtcatggaggaggaggaggaggcatgGCAACCGCACAGCTTGACCTCTCTTTGTCTGAGAGGGGTAAGCCCGCCGAGGGGTGTGTTGCAGCAGCTGGAGGGGCGTCCTTGCAATCACTGCCTGCATCCAGGGGTGCAGCAGCAAGTGTGGTTCCGGAGGCCCCCAAGGAGGGCGCTGTTATCCACCTCACACCTGTTCCAGAGTCCCCTCGCCCATATGAGCTCAACACCTCTATCAACTGCCGGGATGAGGTTGTGCAGCCCATCCTGCCACGCAGCCAGTCACATGCTGTGACTAGCTCCACTGTCCAGTCTCAGGCACAAGGCTCGGCAAATTCAGTCCCCGTCTCATCCTCGGCCACCCACCAGCTTCCTTCATCCCGGCACCGCAAGCGCCGGCGCACGTCCAGCAAGTCCGACTCATCGATCACCCCCACCCAGCCGGCTAAGAAAGGGAGCGTGGAAAAGGGGCGAGGACCTGGTTCAGGGAAGCGACCACAAACCTTCCATACACCAGTAGGGGGCGGTCGAGCAGGGAGCCTCCCTGCAAGTGGTAAGTCTGGCCACCAGCAGCCTCGGAATCGTCGCAAACAGCAGAAGTTCCAGTATGGCAACTACAATAAGTATTATGGCTATCGCAACCTGGGTCTGAGTGAGGACTCGCGGTTGCGCGTGCTGAAGCCGGAATGGTTCCGGGGCAAAGCAGTGCTAGACCTGGGCTGCAACACAGGCCACGTGACCCTCACCATCGCCACCAACTGGCGCCCTGCCCGCATTCTAGGCCTGGACATTGACGGCGGACTGATTCATGCGGCACGACAGAACATCAGGCACTACCTGTCGGAGTTGCAGGCACAAGAGGCCCGACGGACTGCGGTGGGGTGGCAGGCGGAGGAGGGAACAGGAGTCAAAACCCAGGAGGGGGGAttgaaggagaggaagaagcaCAGGATCCAGGAGCAGAAAGCAAAGGTGACTGAAAAGggaggaaacaaaatggaggacaaacaggaagcaggacaAAAGCAAGAAGAGGTTACACCAATGGACACTTCAGGTCCCACAGAAAAGAGGGGTACAGGGAAGGCGGGGAAGGCAGGAAAGGTGGGACTGACAGAACGTGTTGTGGCCTCTAGGGAGCCCCTTGGAGGTCCCGTGAGCATAGGCCGCCCTTTTCCTATTTCACTGCGGATCTGTAGGGGCCCCATTGCAGCACCCCCCCTTTTACGCACCATCCCTGGGGACTTCCCTGCCAATGTCTCCTTTGTCAAG GGAAACTACGTCCTGGAGAGTGACGCGCTCCTGCACACCCAGCAGCCGGAGTATGACGTTATCCTGTGCCTGAGCATGACCAAGTGGGTGCACCTGAACTGGGGCGACGGTGGGGTGCAGCGCCTCTTCAAACGGGCCTTCAGGCACCTGCAGCCTGGAGGAATCTTCATTCTGGAGCCACAGCCATGGGCCTCGTACGGAAAGAGGAAGAGGCTCACG GAGACCACCTATAAGAATTACTACAATATCCGCTTCAAGCCAGATCGGTTCACCTCCTACCTGACATCAGAAGTGGGCTTTTCCAGCTATGAGCTCCTTGGCACGCCTAAGAGCTCCTCCAGAG GATTTCAGAGGCCTATCTACCTGTTCCACAAAGGACCGTCTTGCTCAAGGAAATGA